Proteins found in one Miscanthus floridulus cultivar M001 chromosome 4, ASM1932011v1, whole genome shotgun sequence genomic segment:
- the LOC136550611 gene encoding uncharacterized protein, translated as MASTACFVIVSKNHIPIYEAEVGSAPKKEDLSYHHQFILHAALDVVQDLAWTTNAMFLKSVDRFNDLVVSVYVTAGHTRFMLLHDSRSEDGIKSFFQEVHDLYIKIFLNPLYLPGSRITSSHFDTKVRTLARKYL; from the exons ATGGCAAGTACAGCATGCTTTGTGATTGTCAGTAAGAATCACATCCCGATCTATGAGGCAGAAGTTGGATCTGCACCCAAA AAAGAAGATTTGTCTTATCACCATCAGTTTATCCTGCATGCTGCGTTAGATGTTGTTCAGGACCTAGCATGGACCACAAATGCAAT GTTCCTGAAGTCAGTTGATAGATTCAATGACCTTGTGGTGTCTGTTTATGTAACTGCTGGT CATACCAGATTCATGCTGCTTCACGACTCACGTAGTGAAGATGGAATAAAAAGCTTTTTTCAAGAGGTCCATGATCTTTACATCAAG ATATTCCTCAACCCGCTTTACCTGCCTGGCTCTCGCATCACATCCTCTCATTTTGATACCAAGGTCAGGACCCTCGCAAGGAAGTACCTGTAA